The segment GGCCTCCTGGGTCAGGACCAGGACCTCCCCGTCCTCCGTGTAGAGGTGCAGGTAGACGCCTCCCGTGGTGAGGAGGGTCCCCGTCTGCCCCTTGCGGTAAGCCTCTGCCGCCCGTTTGGCATCCTCCAGGAGGGTGGCCTCGAGGTGGCCTCTAAGGGCTTGCTCCACCCCCTGTCCCGCCAGGTACAGGGCCCCCACCAAAAAGAGGAGCCAGAGGAGGCTGAAGGAGAGGAAAAGCCGAAGCCGGAAGGACATGGGGCCGGGCTAGGTTTCCTCCTCGCCTCTTCCCGGGCGCACCGCATACCCCAGGCCCCGCACCGTGCGCAGGTAGCCGTAGGCCCCGGCCTCGCGGAGCTTGGCCCGGAGGTTGGCCACGTGGACGTCCAGGACGTTGGAATCCCGGCCCAAGGGTTTGCCCCAGACCTTCTCCTCGATCTCCTGCCGGGGAAACACCCGTCCCGGTCGGCTCATGAGCAGGTGGAGGAGTTCAAACTCCTTGGGAGAAAGCCGCACCTCTTTTTCCCCAAAGAAAACCTGTCGCCTCTTGGAGTAGAGCTCCAGCCGCCCCACGGAGAGAACCTCGCTTCCCTCCTTGTGCCTCAGTTGCACCTGGATCCGGGCCAGGAGCTCGGCGGGGTGAAAGGGTTTCACCAGGTAGTCGTCGGCCCCGTCGGAGAGGAGGCCCACCTTGCGCTCCACCGCATCCTGGGCGGTGAGGACCAGGATGGGGGTGTCGTCGGTGGCCCGGATCCGCCGGGCCACCTCGGCCCCATCCAGGTCGGGAAGGCCGAGGTCCAAGACCACCAGGTCTGGCTTCCTTTCCCGGTGCTTCACCAGGCCTTCCATGCCGCTTTTAGCCCACTCCACGGTGAAGCCCGCCTCCTTGAGCTCCAGCTCCACCAGGCGGGCCACCTCCGCATCGTCCTCGATGAGCAGGATGCGCTTCATGGCCAGAGCCTTTCCGGAGGGGCGAGGCCGTAAACCTCCTTGAGGAGCCTAAGGAGGCTCACCCGCTCCTTGTCCTGCAGGAGGGCCACATCCCCGCGATCGGCCACCCCGGGGAAGGTGCGGGGCTTCTCCCCCGGGAGTACCAGAAGGAGTTGCACCTCCTGGCCCGGCCTAGGGGGCACGGGGGCGGAGAGGGGGATCAGCCTCTTGCCCTCCACCCGCCAAGCCCCATGCAGGATGCGCAGGTCCTGGGAGAAAAGCCTTAGCTCCGTGCCCGGGGGGAGGCTAGGCCCCAGGAGGGGAGGAAGGGCGGCCAGGACCGTCCCCAAGAAAAGGAGGAGGGCCAGAGGGCGCATCGCCTCCCATTCTACGCCCCAGGCTCAGCCCTTTGTGGGAGGGAGGTTAAGGATCCTGAAGGTTTTTCCGGGAGGAGGAAGCCTGCGGAAACCACGTACTTGAGGGCATCCTCCACGCTGATCTCCAAGGGGATGACCTCCTCTGTGGGCACCAGGATGACCATGCCGCTGGCGGGCACAGGGCTCGTGGGGACCAAGACGGCGGTGTATCCCTCGGGCAGGGGGGGGAGCCGGCCGTTCACCGGCTGCACCACGAAGCAGAGGGTGTAAAGCCCTCTCCGGGGGTACTCGATGACCGCAGCCCGGCTGAACTTCACCTCCTGGTGGCCGAAGAGGGTGTGGGTGATCTGCTGCACCGCCTTGTAGATGTCCCGCACGATAGGGAAGAGGAGAAGGGAGCGCTCCAAGGAGCCAATGAGCCTGCGGCCCAGGTAGTTCTCCGTCACGGTGCCCACCAGGTAGATGAGCACCCCCGCCAGGAAGAGACCCGCAAAGGGTAGGAGGGGCTGGTAGGTTCGGGGCACCTCGAGGTTCAGGAGGCGCAGAAAGCTCTGGATGTAGCCCCCGGAATAGGTGTAGACCCAGACCAGAAAGTAGAGGGTGACCAGAAGGGGAAGAAGGGTAACCAGCCCGGTGAGGAACCTCTGGCGCAGGCGCATGGCTTTCAGTTTACGGGAAAACCCCTATCAGGGGCGCCCCCTTTTGGGAAATGGGCTTCCAAACTCCCCAGGGGCACCGCCTTGGGTCAATGCCCGGTAGGGGGAAGGCCACGCCCGGGGCCCCCGCCGCGGCGCAGGCCACGGCGGGGCACTCCTCAGCGCCCGTCCCCGCGGCTTTGGGCCAGTTCCTTGAGGCCCTTGATGTCCTTCAGGATGATCTTGCCGTAGCCGGAGCGGATGTAGCCTTCCCGGGTGAGCTCCCCGATAACCTTGGTCACGGTTTCCCGCACGCTCCCCACCGCTGCGGCCAGCTCGTCATGGGTGGCGCGGAGGACCAAGCCCTCCGCTTCCTCGTGGGCCAAGGGGGTTTCCGAAAGCTCCAGGATGGCGGCGGCCATGCGGTTTTTCAGGCGCTGGGTGGCCAGGCGCTCAATGCGCCGGTAGGACTCGGAAAGGGCCTGGGCCAGGCTCAGGAGCACCTGGCGGATCTCCTCGGGATGGGGTTCCTTGGGGAGGGGTTCTGCCACCACCTCGGTCACCGCCTCGGCGAAGTAGGTCCGCTCCATGCCCGCCAAGGCCTCCTCGCCGAAGTACCCCCCGGGGCGAACCAGGCGCAGGGTGAGGGCATTCCCCTCTTCATCCACCGCCTCGAGGCGCACCAGCCCCTCGAGGACCCGGTAGACCCGGTCCCGGGGCCCTGGCACCCCCGGGTACAGGATGACCTCGCCGGGCTTGAAGGTTACGGTTTCGCGGGTCTGGGTCATGGCTGCCTCCTTGCCCCTAGGCTAGCACGCCCAAGGGGTTTTGTAAACCTATGGGTTGCAAAAATAGCGCCGGGGCTACCTGGGCTCCAAGGGGCGCTTGCGGGCCACGGAAAGGAGGCGGTCGGTGGAAAGCTCCGCCTCCTCCCCCCGCCGCCTCGCCTCTTCCCGCTCCATCTCCGCCCAGAAGAGGGCCATCTCCCAGACCGCCCGTAGGCGCTCTTCCAGGGGCACCCCCTCCCACTCCTTTCGGTCGTCCGGGGGGTGGTCCAAGGGGAACCTGCGGGCCACAGGCCGTATCGTTCTCATGGCTCCTCGAGGTCCCTCAGGTCCAAGGGCTGGCCGAAGGCCCGCGGAAGCGGGCCCCTGCCCGGTGCAGGGCCCGGAGGAAGTCCAGCATGTCCTCGGTCATCCCACGTTCTCCCGTAGCCAGTCCAGGTAAGCCTGGTGCCCTTCGGCCACGGGCAGGGCCAGGATCTCGGGCACCCTATAGGGGTGGAGGGCAAGCACCCGTTTCTTCAGCCTGGAGAAGGCGAAGGTGGTGGTCTTGACGATGAGGAGGACCTCCCGGTCCTCCACCACCTCCCCCTGCCAGCGGTAGATGGAGGTGAGGCCCGGCACCAGGTTCACGCAGGCGGCCAGGCCCTCCTCCACCAGGGTGCGGGCCAGGGTGCGGCCCACCTCCTCGCTGGGGGCGGTGATCAGGACCACCTCCTCCATCACTGCTCCTCCTCCACGGCGAAGGCGCTCACCACCTCGTCGTCCTCGGGGAGGTTCATCACCTTGACCCCGGCGGTGTCCCGGGAGTACTGGCGGATATCGGCCACGGGGGTGCGGATGGCCAGGCCCTTCTTGGAAAGGACCAGGAGGTCCTCCGTGCCCCGCACCTTGAGGAGGGCGGCCAGGCGGCCTACCTTGGTGGAAACCTTATAAGTGATCACCCCCATTCCCCCACGGCCCTGCAGGGGGTACTCGGCGAGAGGGGTGCGCTTGCCGTAGCCCCGGGTGCTCACCGCCAGGAGGTCCACCATCTCCCCGGGCTTCACCGTGACGAGGGAGACCACCCGGTCGCCCGGCTTCTTGAAGCGGATCCCCGTCACCCCCTGGCTGTCCCGGCCCGTGGCCCTCACCTCCTCTAAGGGGAAGCGGATGGCCTGCCCCTCCTCCGTGGCCAGGATGGCCTCGTCCTCGGGGTCGGAAAGGGCCACCCCGATCAGCCGATCCCCTTCCAGGAGGCGGATGGCGATGAGCCCCGCCGCCCCCAGGTTCTGGTACTCCCTTAAGGCGGTGCGCTTCACCAGGCCCCGTTCCGTGGCGAAGACCAGGTAGCCCTCCCCGTCCAGGCCCCTTACGGAAAGCAGGGCGGCCACCTCCTCCTCCTCGGCCAGGGGAAGAAGGGTTTTCACGTGCACCCCCCGGGCCTGGCGGCCCATCTCCGGTAGCTCGTAGACCTTCAGGCGGTAGACCCGGCCCCGGTTGGTGAAAAGGAGGAGGTCCTCATGGGCCTGGGCCACGAAAACCTGGATGGCCTCGTCCTCCTCCTTGGTCTTGCCGGCGATCAGCCCTTTCCCCCCCGCCCCTGGGCCCGGTAGCTCTCCAGGGGAAGGCGCTTTAGGAAGCCCTGGGCGGTGAGGGTGATGACCATGGGCTCGTCCTCGATGAGGTCTTCGGGGTTGAAGCTTTCCTCGAACTCGGTGATTACCGTGCGCCGGGCATCCCCGTACTTCTCCTTGACCCTAAGGAGGTCCTTCTTGACCTCGGCCCAAAGCCGCCCTTCCTCCTCGAGGATGGCCTTAAGCCGGGCGATCTCCTCCATGAGTTCCCGATACTCCTCCAAGAGCTTTTCCCGTTCCAGGGCCACCAGGCGTTGCAGGCGCATGTCCAGGATGGCCTGGGCCTGGATTTCGCTGAGGCCGAAGCGCTCCATGAGCCCTTTTCGGGCCTCCTGGGCGTCCTGGGAGCCGCGGATGAGAGCGATGACCTCGTCGATGTGGTCCAAGGCGATGAGGAGGCCCTCCAGCACGTGGGCCCGCTCCTGGGCCTTCTTGAGGTCAAAGAGGCTTCGCCGACGCACCACCTCCTTGCGGTGGTCCAGGTATTGGCGCATGAGGGAGAGGAGGGGGAGGACCTTGGGCTCCCCGTTCACGATGGCCAGGAGGTTCACCGTGAAGGAGGTCTGCAGGGCGGTGTGCTTGTAGAGCTGGTTCAGGACCACCTGGGGGTTGGCCCCCCGTTTGAGCTCTATGGCGATGCGCAGGCCCTGGCGGTCGGACTCGTCCCGGAGGGCCACGATGTCCTCAATCTTCTTGGCCTTGACCAGGGTGGCGATCTGGGCGATGAGGCCTGCTTTGTTCACCTGGTAAGGGATTTCCGTGACCACCAGCATGG is part of the Thermus caldilimi genome and harbors:
- a CDS encoding response regulator transcription factor; its protein translation is MKRILLIEDDAEVARLVELELKEAGFTVEWAKSGMEGLVKHRERKPDLVVLDLGLPDLDGAEVARRIRATDDTPILVLTAQDAVERKVGLLSDGADDYLVKPFHPAELLARIQVQLRHKEGSEVLSVGRLELYSKRRQVFFGEKEVRLSPKEFELLHLLMSRPGRVFPRQEIEEKVWGKPLGRDSNVLDVHVANLRAKLREAGAYGYLRTVRGLGYAVRPGRGEEET
- a CDS encoding DUF502 domain-containing protein, producing MRLRQRFLTGLVTLLPLLVTLYFLVWVYTYSGGYIQSFLRLLNLEVPRTYQPLLPFAGLFLAGVLIYLVGTVTENYLGRRLIGSLERSLLLFPIVRDIYKAVQQITHTLFGHQEVKFSRAAVIEYPRRGLYTLCFVVQPVNGRLPPLPEGYTAVLVPTSPVPASGMVILVPTEEVIPLEISVEDALKYVVSAGFLLPEKPSGSLTSLPQRAEPGA
- a CDS encoding helix-turn-helix domain-containing protein, with translation MTQTRETVTFKPGEVILYPGVPGPRDRVYRVLEGLVRLEAVDEEGNALTLRLVRPGGYFGEEALAGMERTYFAEAVTEVVAEPLPKEPHPEEIRQVLLSLAQALSESYRRIERLATQRLKNRMAAAILELSETPLAHEEAEGLVLRATHDELAAAVGSVRETVTKVIGELTREGYIRSGYGKIILKDIKGLKELAQSRGDGR
- the cutA gene encoding divalent-cation tolerance protein CutA, yielding MEEVVLITAPSEEVGRTLARTLVEEGLAACVNLVPGLTSIYRWQGEVVEDREVLLIVKTTTFAFSRLKKRVLALHPYRVPEILALPVAEGHQAYLDWLRENVG